The following proteins are co-located in the Nilaparvata lugens isolate BPH chromosome 14, ASM1435652v1, whole genome shotgun sequence genome:
- the LOC111053832 gene encoding ORM1-like protein codes for MLAGGHGDPNPNTTWLQSRGLWVTYAIFMLTLHLILLSVPILSIPVAWTLTNLIHNILHFIFLHILKGAPWIPQDQGDCRTLTHWEQIDYGIQFTSTRRFLTAAPIILFLLTCFYTRNATNHFIINFISLVVVVLPKLPQFHKVRLFGINKY; via the exons ATGTTAGCGGGTGGACATGGGGATCCCAACCCCAATACAACCTGGTTACAAAGTCGAGGATTATGGGTAACATATGCAATATTCATGCTTACCCTACATTTGATTCTACTCAGTGTACCGATTCTCTCCATACCGGTTGCATGGACTCTGACAAACTTGATACATAACATT CTGCATTTCATATTCCTGCATATACTGAAAGGAGCCCCTTGGATCCCTCAGGACCAGGGAGATTGTAGGACACTGACTCATTGGGAACAGATAGACTATGGAATACAATTCACTTCTACAAGGCGATTTCTAACGGCTGCTCCAATTATTCT GTTTCTGCTGACCTGTTTCTACACAAGGAATGCCACCaatcattttattataaattttatatctttGGTTGTGGTGGTTCTACCTAAATTGCCACAGTTTCACAAAGTCCGACTTTTTGGTATCAATAAATACTGA